Proteins encoded within one genomic window of Gammaproteobacteria bacterium:
- a CDS encoding glutaredoxin, which yields MVKLVMADVNITVYRWAGAWGPFKITIPCGECSLTKDVIADTIDNELSGISVEVEMRDWLTQWWKPILKGGWHAPIVLVDGKLVSQGAALNRGVLTQAVVDTYARKKKIKGNHLFG from the coding sequence ATGGTGAAACTTGTTATGGCCGATGTCAATATTACAGTATACCGTTGGGCCGGTGCCTGGGGCCCATTCAAGATAACAATACCCTGCGGTGAATGCTCGCTCACCAAAGATGTGATTGCTGATACCATCGACAATGAGTTAAGCGGCATTAGTGTTGAAGTCGAGATGAGAGACTGGTTGACGCAATGGTGGAAGCCGATACTGAAAGGCGGTTGGCATGCGCCGATTGTATTAGTCGATGGCAAGCTTGTGAGTCAGGGCGCAGCACTTAATCGTGGTGTATTAACACAAGCTGTTGTCGATACCTATGCACGAAAGAAAAAAATTAAAGGCAATCACCTGTTTGGT